The genomic region ATTCTCCCCGTTTTCCAAACGTTCCGCGGCCTCGTGCAATCTATACCTTTGAATCACCCATTTCGGACTGACTCCCACATACCGATTGAACAGACGCTGTAATGTTCTGAGATTGACTCCGACTTTTTGGGCGACGTCTTCCGCACGGAGAATCTCCTTTTTTTCGAGAATCAGTTGAACGACTTCTTGAATCCAAAAAACGTTCTCTTCGATCTCCGGAAGTTTTTGAAAAAGAACGGACTCGGCGATTTCGATTCTTTGATCGTCGTTTTTCGCCGCGAGAATGGAACCTTCGAGTTTGGAAACGTCCACGGAAAAAACGGATTCGATCGGTATCGATTGATTCGTAAAAGTGCGGATCGGTTTTTGAAAAAACGGATAAAACGCTCCCGGTTTAAATTTGATTCCCCAGACGAAACCTTCGTCTTCGAGAAGATGCGAAAATTTTCCTTCTATGATTCCTTGGATTCTGGATCGTCCTTTTTCAAAAACGATGTGAACGCTCGGATGCGGAAGCGTTTGCGCAAGATACGGTTCCTTTCCTCTCAAATCCCATCGAACCGTCCAGTGATGTTCGATCAAGGATTGAAGACGTTCGCTCGGAAGATAACGCGCGTGTTCCGAATGAATTTGAGTATTCGAATTTTTTAATACTCCTCTCGGTTTGTCCGTTTTGATCTTCATTGCAATTTGTTTTCTCTTTCCTTTTCGGAGGAAATCCGTTTCATTCTAACTTTTATAAAATTAGAATGCGGTTTAAACGGAAAAGAATCAATCCTAAAAATATATGACATATTTTGGCAACTTTCCCGTGATAAACTTAAATCAACGAATTCGATTTGATCGAAGATTCTTTCAAGTTCGAATCCGATAGGATTTATACGATCCGATTTTTGGAAACAAAATTCATATCATTCAGGAAGTTGAATATGTCTTTGAAAAAATATACGGGAAGTTGTCATTGCGGTAAGGTGAGTTACGAAGTCGATTTGGATCTTTCTCAAGGAACGGGAAAATGCAACTGTTCCTTTTGTTCCAAAGTAAGAAATTGGAGCGCGACCGTAAAACCGGAAGCCTTTCGGTTGATCGCCGGAAAAGAGGAATTGGGAAGTTATCAATTCGGAACCAAAAGCGCGACCCACAAATTCTGTAAGAACTGCGGAGTCAGGACGTTTACGGAAGGTTATATCGAGGAGATCGGCGGAAGTTTCGTGAGCGTAAGTTTGGCGACCTTGAACGATTTAGAAATCTCGGACTTGGTTGCCGCCCCACTTTGGTACGCAGACGGTCTTCACAACAACTGGAGACAACAACCCGCCGAGATACGACATCTTTAATCGTAAATTCCGAGAACACAAAATCCGGAATCGAAACGATCCCGGATTTTATTAAGCGAAGTCGGTTTAAATTATTCTTTCAGAGCTTCCAAACCGTTTCGCGCGACCTGTCCGTCCTGAACCGAAGTGCCCCCGGAAACTCCGATCGCTCCCGCGATCTTTCCATCGATTAAAATCAATTCTCCGCCTTCCAGAGGATAAACGCCTGGAAGTCCGAGGATTCTAAGACCCATTCCACCTGCCGCAACGGAATCTTCCATCGCCTTAGTCGGTCTTCGGAAGTTGTTCGCGCATTTCGCTTTTCCTTGAGAGATGTC from Leptospira kmetyi serovar Malaysia str. Bejo-Iso9 harbors:
- a CDS encoding helix-turn-helix domain-containing protein — encoded protein: MKIKTDKPRGVLKNSNTQIHSEHARYLPSERLQSLIEHHWTVRWDLRGKEPYLAQTLPHPSVHIVFEKGRSRIQGIIEGKFSHLLEDEGFVWGIKFKPGAFYPFFQKPIRTFTNQSIPIESVFSVDVSKLEGSILAAKNDDQRIEIAESVLFQKLPEIEENVFWIQEVVQLILEKKEILRAEDVAQKVGVNLRTLQRLFNRYVGVSPKWVIQRYRLHEAAERLENGENVDGSRLALDLGYFDQAHFIKDFKSMIGISPEKYSKNLKF
- a CDS encoding GFA family protein, producing MSLKKYTGSCHCGKVSYEVDLDLSQGTGKCNCSFCSKVRNWSATVKPEAFRLIAGKEELGSYQFGTKSATHKFCKNCGVRTFTEGYIEEIGGSFVSVSLATLNDLEISDLVAAPLWYADGLHNNWRQQPAEIRHL